The Rhodothermales bacterium genome has a segment encoding these proteins:
- a CDS encoding metallophosphoesterase: MTRLAHISDVHFGRIAHRGVVEALVLDVEDREPDLVVISGDLTQRAYSWQYRDAQQFVRSFKTPVLVVPGNHDVWPMWWPGRRLRTPVSRFQDVISDDLAPLVKMSECWVLGLNTAHGATVKGGKVTQRQIALVDDAFEGAPDVRVLVAHHPLAPMPHAQRSDVCRGGRELLAAAANRRVQVVLGGHLHVAQNIRSNEGPIMVHAGTATSTRGRGPDKDANTYNIVELDGQAVVVERRDYDGVDFGLVRRETLAVSPNLLKPGIGIGM, encoded by the coding sequence TGGACGTCGAGGACCGGGAGCCGGATCTCGTGGTCATCAGCGGAGACCTCACGCAGCGCGCGTATTCCTGGCAGTACCGGGACGCCCAGCAGTTCGTGCGGTCGTTCAAGACCCCGGTGCTGGTAGTGCCGGGCAATCACGACGTCTGGCCAATGTGGTGGCCGGGCCGGCGCCTGCGGACTCCGGTCAGCCGGTTTCAGGACGTGATTTCAGATGACCTGGCGCCGCTTGTCAAGATGTCGGAGTGCTGGGTTTTGGGTCTGAACACGGCGCACGGCGCCACCGTCAAGGGTGGCAAGGTGACCCAGCGCCAGATTGCTCTGGTGGACGATGCGTTCGAAGGCGCCCCGGACGTGCGTGTGCTGGTGGCCCACCATCCCCTCGCCCCCATGCCTCACGCACAGAGGTCTGATGTCTGCCGCGGCGGACGGGAATTGCTGGCCGCAGCGGCAAACAGGCGCGTGCAGGTTGTGCTGGGAGGCCACCTGCACGTGGCGCAGAACATCCGTAGCAACGAAGGTCCCATCATGGTACACGCCGGGACAGCGACCTCCACGAGGGGTCGCGGCCCGGACAAGGATGCCAACACCTACAACATCGTAGAACTGGACGGCCAGGCCGTGGTGGTAGAGCGCCGCGACTACGACGGCGTAGACTTCGGTCTGGTACGGCGGGAAACGCTTGCGGTGAGCCCGAACCTGCTCAAGCCGGGGATTGGGATCGGGATGTAG